One window from the genome of Candidatus Aminicenantes bacterium encodes:
- a CDS encoding response regulator encodes MNQLNPMEILLVEDNPADVELTLRALKKHNLANQVKVVNDGAQALDYLFASGAYEGENRQPPPKVVFLDLKLPKVDGREVLRRMKADAKTRIIPVVVLTSSQEERDIAES; translated from the coding sequence ATGAATCAACTAAATCCCATGGAAATCCTGCTGGTCGAAGACAACCCGGCTGACGTCGAGCTGACCCTCAGGGCCCTGAAAAAACACAACCTGGCCAACCAGGTCAAGGTGGTCAATGACGGCGCCCAGGCCCTGGATTACCTGTTCGCCAGCGGCGCCTATGAAGGTGAGAACCGCCAACCGCCGCCGAAAGTCGTTTTCCTTGACCTGAAACTGCCCAAGGTGGACGGGCGCGAAGTGCTGCGGCGCATGAAAGCCGACGCCAAGACGCGGATCATCCCGGTGGTGGTGCTGACCTCTTCCCAGGAAGAACGCGACATTGCCGAAAGCT